A window of Streptomyces sp. DG1A-41 contains these coding sequences:
- a CDS encoding ABC transporter permease — protein MSAVTDTVRVAPAANPVSQSIRDSMVVAKRNLIRMSRIPEMIIYGLIQPIMFVVLFTYVFGGSMQIGSSTSAVDYKNFLMAGIFAQTVTFATASSGAGIADDMHKGLIDRFRSLPMARGAVLTGRTLADSVQTALTLVVLAVVALLVGWRVGSNGDTNLGKVLAAFGLLLLLGYAFTWIGALIGMSVRTPEAATSSGLIWLFPVTFISNAFVDTSHMTPWLRHIAEWNPFSATVQACRVLFANPGRSQSDAWPMQHPVWASLIYSILILVVFRTLAVRKYRSATA, from the coding sequence GTGAGCGCCGTCACCGACACCGTGCGGGTCGCGCCGGCCGCGAACCCGGTCAGCCAGTCCATCCGGGACTCGATGGTCGTCGCGAAACGCAACCTGATCCGCATGTCCCGGATCCCGGAGATGATCATCTACGGGCTGATCCAGCCGATCATGTTCGTGGTGCTGTTCACGTACGTCTTCGGCGGTTCCATGCAGATCGGCAGCAGCACCAGCGCCGTCGACTACAAGAACTTCCTGATGGCGGGCATCTTCGCGCAGACCGTCACGTTCGCCACCGCCAGCTCCGGCGCCGGTATCGCCGACGACATGCACAAGGGCCTCATCGACCGCTTCCGCTCCCTGCCCATGGCGCGCGGCGCGGTCCTCACCGGACGCACCCTCGCCGACTCCGTGCAGACGGCCCTCACTCTGGTCGTCCTCGCGGTGGTCGCCCTCTTGGTCGGCTGGCGCGTCGGGTCGAACGGCGACACGAACCTGGGCAAGGTCCTCGCGGCCTTCGGCCTGCTGCTCCTGCTGGGGTACGCGTTCACCTGGATCGGCGCCCTGATCGGCATGTCCGTCCGGACCCCGGAGGCGGCCACGTCCAGCGGACTGATCTGGCTCTTCCCGGTCACGTTCATCTCGAACGCGTTCGTGGACACCAGCCACATGACCCCGTGGCTGCGCCATATCGCCGAGTGGAACCCCTTCAGCGCCACGGTCCAGGCCTGCCGCGTGCTGTTCGCCAACCCGGGCCGGTCGCAATCGGACGCCTGGCCCATGCAGCACCCCGTGTGGGCCTCGCTGATCTACTCGATCCTGATCCTGGTCGTCTTCCGGACGCTGGCGGTGCGCAAGTACCGGTCGGCGACGGCATGA
- the greA gene encoding transcription elongation factor GreA produces MTQTSENVTWLTQEAYNKLKAELEYLTGPARAEISAKIAAAREEGDLRENGGYHAAKEEQGKQELRVRQLTQLLENAKVGEAPAADGAVAPGMVVTIAFDGDEDDTLTFLLASREYASADIETYSPQSPLGTGVIGHKVGEDAEYELPNGKKASVKILKAEPYEG; encoded by the coding sequence GTGACCCAGACCAGCGAGAACGTCACCTGGCTGACCCAGGAGGCGTACAACAAGCTCAAGGCTGAGCTTGAGTACCTTACTGGTCCCGCGCGGGCGGAGATCTCCGCGAAGATCGCCGCAGCGCGCGAGGAGGGCGACCTGCGTGAGAACGGCGGGTACCACGCAGCCAAGGAGGAGCAGGGCAAGCAGGAACTCCGTGTGCGCCAGCTCACCCAGCTCCTCGAGAACGCCAAGGTCGGCGAGGCGCCCGCGGCGGACGGTGCCGTGGCGCCCGGCATGGTCGTCACGATCGCGTTCGACGGTGACGAGGACGACACGCTGACGTTCCTGCTCGCCTCACGCGAGTACGCGAGCGCCGACATCGAGACGTACTCCCCGCAGTCCCCGCTGGGCACCGGCGTGATCGGCCACAAGGTCGGCGAGGACGCGGAGTACGAGCTGCCCAACGGCAAGAAGGCCTCGGTGAAGATCCTCAAGGCCGAGCCGTACGAGGGCTGA
- a CDS encoding DUF4307 domain-containing protein → MSTASTRLPEGRYGRSSDERADRTLKVVGAVLAVALLGLVGWFGYHYVAQNEISAEVISFEPGKESVQVHLEVRKDAGTDGYCTVRSQAENGAEVGRADFRFDGDATRIDKVVTLRTTSPGTTAELLGCHTG, encoded by the coding sequence ATGAGTACGGCGAGCACGCGACTGCCCGAGGGCCGCTACGGCCGTTCCTCGGACGAGCGCGCCGACCGCACACTCAAGGTCGTCGGCGCCGTCCTCGCGGTGGCGTTGCTGGGGCTCGTCGGCTGGTTCGGCTACCACTACGTCGCCCAGAACGAGATCAGCGCCGAGGTGATCAGCTTCGAGCCCGGCAAGGAGTCCGTGCAGGTGCACCTGGAGGTCCGCAAGGACGCCGGCACCGACGGCTACTGCACCGTGCGCTCGCAGGCCGAGAACGGTGCCGAGGTCGGCCGGGCCGATTTCCGCTTCGACGGGGACGCCACCCGCATCGACAAGGTCGTCACGCTCCGTACGACCTCCCCGGGGACGACGGCCGAGCTGCTGGGCTGCCACACCGGCTGA
- the mca gene encoding mycothiol conjugate amidase Mca, translating into MTDQLRLMAVHAHPDDESSKGAATMAKYVSEGVDVLVVTCTGGERGSILNPKLQGDKYVEEHIHEVRKKEMDEAREILGVKQEWLGFVDSGLPEGDPLPPLPEGCFALEDVDHAAGELVRKIRAFRPQVITTYDENGGYPHPDHIMTHKISMVAFEGAADTEKYPEAEYGPAYQPQKLYYNQGFNRPRTEALHQAMLDRGLESPYGDWLKRWEEFGMKQRTLTTHIPCADFFEIRDKALIAHATQIDPDGGWFKVPMEIQKEVWPTEEYELAKSLVDTSLPEDDLFAGVRDNA; encoded by the coding sequence TTGACTGACCAGTTGCGACTGATGGCCGTTCATGCCCACCCCGACGACGAGTCGAGCAAGGGCGCGGCGACCATGGCCAAGTACGTGTCCGAGGGGGTGGACGTGCTGGTCGTGACCTGCACGGGCGGGGAACGCGGTTCCATCCTCAATCCGAAGCTTCAGGGTGACAAGTACGTCGAGGAGCACATCCACGAGGTACGCAAGAAGGAGATGGACGAGGCCCGGGAGATCCTGGGCGTCAAGCAGGAGTGGCTCGGCTTCGTCGACTCGGGCCTGCCCGAGGGGGACCCGCTGCCGCCGCTGCCGGAGGGCTGCTTCGCCCTGGAGGACGTCGACCACGCGGCCGGTGAGCTGGTGCGGAAGATCCGCGCCTTCCGTCCCCAGGTGATCACCACCTACGACGAGAACGGCGGCTACCCGCACCCCGACCACATCATGACCCACAAGATCTCGATGGTGGCGTTCGAGGGGGCGGCGGACACCGAGAAGTACCCGGAAGCCGAGTACGGCCCGGCGTACCAGCCGCAGAAGCTCTACTACAACCAGGGCTTCAACCGCCCCCGCACCGAGGCGCTGCACCAGGCGATGCTCGACCGCGGCCTGGAGTCGCCCTACGGGGACTGGCTCAAGCGCTGGGAGGAGTTCGGGATGAAGCAGCGCACGCTCACCACGCACATCCCCTGCGCCGACTTCTTCGAGATCCGTGACAAGGCGCTGATCGCGCACGCCACGCAGATCGACCCGGACGGCGGCTGGTTCAAGGTGCCGATGGAGATCCAGAAGGAGGTCTGGCCGACGGAGGAGTACGAGCTGGCGAAGTCCCTCGTCGATACCTCCCTCCCCGAGGACGACCTCTTCGCGGGCGTCCGCGACAATGCCTGA